One Nostoc punctiforme PCC 73102 DNA window includes the following coding sequences:
- a CDS encoding GNAT family N-acetyltransferase, which yields MGFWKTWFSTPESVAATRTNPFEERVDAAGNSNPISISEASSKETRIVFSTERDIDLYELEELCDAVGWSRRPLRKVKKAIEHSFLVASMWQVRGNQKRLIGFARATSDHAFNATIWDVVVHPDFQSQGLGKALMKYVLKKLRSEEISNVTLFADPHVVDFYRTMGFMADPEGIKGMFWYPH from the coding sequence ATGGGTTTTTGGAAAACTTGGTTTAGTACTCCTGAATCTGTAGCGGCAACTAGGACAAACCCTTTTGAAGAGCGTGTGGATGCTGCGGGCAATTCCAACCCCATCAGTATTAGCGAAGCTTCTTCAAAGGAAACTCGCATCGTCTTCAGTACGGAGCGAGATATTGACCTGTATGAGCTAGAAGAACTCTGTGATGCAGTTGGTTGGTCGCGTCGTCCTCTAAGAAAAGTGAAAAAAGCTATTGAGCATAGTTTTCTTGTCGCCTCAATGTGGCAGGTGAGAGGAAACCAAAAGCGGCTCATTGGTTTTGCCCGCGCTACCTCAGATCACGCGTTTAATGCCACTATTTGGGATGTGGTGGTTCACCCAGACTTTCAAAGTCAAGGACTGGGTAAAGCACTGATGAAATATGTTCTCAAAAAACTGAGAAGTGAAGAAATTAGTAATGTCACTCTCTTTGCAGATCCCCATGTTGTAGATTTCTACCGGACTATGGGGTTTATGGCTGATCCAGAAGGCATTAAAGGCATGTTCTGGTATCCTCACTAG
- a CDS encoding alpha/beta fold hydrolase produces the protein MATIEILGVLHAYELTAPTSCPHALVFIHGWLNSRGYWQPVISRLSDDLQCLSYDLRGFGESQSQVKTDFSRAQTSLSLMPTSNSALGSPIDSLYTPVAYAQDLAILLKQLNITSAWLIGHSLGGTIALWGADQIPECVKGVICINAGGGIYLKEAFEQFRSAGQKFLQVRPRWLSQVPLIDLLFTRASVVRPLDRHWARQRLIDFVVADPEAALGTLLDSTTEEEINRLPELVSQLKQPVYFLAGAEDKVMEPKYVRHLASFHRLFQYCGDNVLEIPNCGHLAMLEQPDEVADRIRSIVISH, from the coding sequence ATGGCAACTATCGAAATCTTGGGCGTTCTACACGCATACGAGCTAACGGCTCCCACTTCCTGCCCCCACGCTTTAGTATTTATCCACGGTTGGCTCAATAGCCGTGGATATTGGCAACCTGTGATTTCCCGCCTATCAGATGATTTGCAGTGCCTTTCCTATGATTTGCGGGGTTTTGGTGAATCCCAGTCCCAGGTAAAAACCGATTTTAGTCGGGCACAAACGTCTCTAAGTCTGATGCCCACCTCGAATAGTGCGCTTGGTTCACCAATCGATTCTCTTTATACTCCTGTTGCTTATGCTCAGGATTTAGCCATTCTCCTAAAACAGCTGAATATTACTAGTGCTTGGCTAATTGGTCACTCTTTGGGAGGTACGATCGCTCTTTGGGGAGCAGATCAAATACCTGAGTGTGTTAAAGGAGTTATCTGTATCAATGCTGGCGGTGGTATTTACCTGAAAGAAGCTTTTGAGCAGTTTCGCTCGGCGGGTCAGAAATTTTTGCAAGTCCGCCCGCGTTGGCTCTCCCAAGTGCCTTTAATTGATTTGCTGTTTACTAGAGCCAGTGTAGTTCGTCCTTTAGACCGCCATTGGGCACGTCAGAGGCTGATTGATTTCGTTGTGGCTGACCCAGAAGCAGCGTTAGGAACTCTCTTAGATTCCACAACGGAGGAAGAAATCAATCGTTTACCTGAACTAGTATCCCAACTGAAGCAGCCAGTTTATTTTTTGGCTGGTGCTGAGGATAAGGTTATGGAACCCAAGTATGTACGTCATTTAGCCAGCTTTCACAGACTGTTCCAATACTGTGGTGACAATGTTCTGGAAATTCCTAATTGCGGGCATCTGGCTATGTTGGAACAGCCGGATGAAGTGGCCGATCGCATTCGGTCGATAGTCATTAGTCATTAG
- the tsaD gene encoding tRNA (adenosine(37)-N6)-threonylcarbamoyltransferase complex transferase subunit TsaD, with amino-acid sequence MTTVLAIETSCDETAVAIVNNRKVCSSIVTSQIPVHQQYGGVVPEVASRQHLETINVAIAQALEQAQLDWGQIDAIAATCAPGLLGALLVGLTAAKTLAMVHNKPFLGVHHLEGHIYATYLSESSLNPPFLSLLVSGGHTSLIFVKDCGNYETLGQTRDDAAGEAFDKVARLLKLGYPGGPVIDKLAQQGNPQAFALPEGKVSLPGGGFHRYDASFSGLKTAVLRLVQQLEKDGEQVPVADVAASFQETVARSLTKRAIACALDYGLDTIAIGGGVAANSGLRKNLQAAAVKHNLRVLFPPLKFCTDNAAMIGCAAADHLSHGHTSPLTLGVESRLALTQVMKLYHPLE; translated from the coding sequence ATGACAACCGTTTTAGCAATAGAAACCAGCTGTGATGAAACTGCCGTTGCAATTGTTAACAATCGTAAAGTTTGCAGCAGTATTGTCACCTCGCAAATTCCAGTCCATCAGCAGTATGGCGGGGTAGTGCCAGAAGTCGCATCTCGCCAGCACTTGGAAACGATAAATGTTGCGATCGCACAAGCCTTAGAGCAAGCCCAGCTAGACTGGGGACAAATTGACGCAATTGCTGCCACTTGTGCGCCCGGACTCCTAGGAGCGCTGTTAGTGGGGTTAACTGCTGCCAAAACCCTAGCGATGGTACATAACAAGCCATTTTTGGGAGTTCATCACCTCGAAGGTCACATTTATGCAACTTACTTGAGTGAATCAAGTCTAAATCCCCCTTTCTTGAGTTTATTAGTTTCTGGCGGACATACAAGCTTGATTTTCGTCAAAGATTGTGGTAACTACGAAACACTGGGGCAAACCCGTGATGATGCTGCGGGTGAAGCCTTTGATAAAGTGGCGCGATTGTTAAAGCTGGGTTATCCGGGTGGCCCAGTAATTGACAAGTTGGCACAACAAGGAAATCCCCAAGCCTTTGCTCTACCAGAAGGAAAAGTTTCTTTACCTGGCGGCGGGTTTCATCGTTATGATGCGAGTTTTAGTGGGTTAAAAACGGCTGTATTGCGTTTAGTGCAGCAATTAGAGAAAGATGGTGAACAAGTGCCAGTGGCAGATGTAGCAGCTAGCTTTCAGGAAACCGTAGCGCGATCGCTAACCAAAAGAGCGATCGCCTGTGCCCTAGACTATGGTTTAGACACAATTGCTATTGGTGGCGGTGTAGCAGCTAATAGCGGGTTGAGAAAAAATCTCCAAGCCGCCGCCGTTAAACATAACCTCCGCGTCCTATTCCCGCCTCTGAAGTTTTGTACCGATAATGCCGCCATGATCGGCTGTGCCGCTGCCGATCATCTATCTCATGGTCATACATCGCCTCTCACGCTAGGCGTTGAGTCTAGGTTAGCGCTGACCCAAGTGATGAAGTTATATCACCCTCTTGAGTAG
- a CDS encoding photosystem I reaction center protein PsaF subunit III has protein sequence MRRLFALMLAICLWFNFASPAQALGANLTPCKDNPAFQELAANARNTTADPQSGKKRFERYSQALCGPEGYPHLIVDGRLDRAGDFLIPSILFLYIAGWIGWVGRTYLQAIKKESDTELKEIQIDLGLALPIIASGFTWPVAALQEFLSGKLAAKDSEIPISPR, from the coding sequence ATGCGACGATTGTTTGCTTTGATGTTAGCGATTTGTCTTTGGTTCAATTTTGCCTCCCCAGCACAAGCTTTAGGGGCTAATTTGACACCGTGCAAGGACAATCCCGCTTTTCAAGAGCTAGCAGCTAATGCCCGTAATACAACTGCTGACCCCCAATCAGGGAAAAAGCGGTTTGAGCGTTATTCTCAGGCACTGTGCGGCCCTGAAGGCTACCCCCACTTAATTGTTGATGGTCGTCTTGATCGAGCTGGTGACTTTTTGATCCCCAGCATTCTGTTTCTATATATTGCTGGTTGGATTGGCTGGGTAGGTCGTACCTATCTGCAAGCAATCAAAAAGGAATCTGACACTGAACTCAAAGAAATCCAAATCGATCTTGGTTTGGCACTCCCTATAATTGCATCAGGCTTTACTTGGCCAGTAGCAGCACTGCAAGAGTTTCTCTCTGGAAAATTAGCAGCGAAGGATTCAGAAATCCCTATTTCCCCACGCTAA
- the psaJ gene encoding photosystem I reaction center subunit IX translates to MADKGDQSSYLIKFISTAPVAATIWLTITAGILIEFNRFFPDLLFHPLP, encoded by the coding sequence ATGGCAGACAAAGGCGATCAATCATCATATTTGATTAAGTTTATTTCCACAGCACCTGTGGCAGCTACCATCTGGCTGACAATCACAGCAGGTATCTTGATTGAATTCAACCGCTTTTTCCCCGACTTACTTTTCCACCCACTGCCATAA